ATGCGGTCGATATCGTTGTTTCCACCGGATATGATACAGACGACTTTCTTGCCTTTAATTTCATCTTTGTGAAATTCAAGAGCAGCTACCGATAAAGCACCCGCGGGCTCAACGACAATTGCATCCTTATTATACAGCTCTAGGATGCAGGTACAGATCTTTCCTTCAGGAATAGAGCGTGTATCATCCAACAATTGCTTGGCAATTTCAAATGTCGTTGCACCGATCTTTTTAACGGCGGCCCCATCAACAAATTTGTTGATATGCTCGAGCTCGATCGGTGCGCCATGTGTCAAAGCCGCTTGCATAGAAGGAGCTCCTTCGGGTTCAACACCATAACATTTGATCGCTTTGTTTTTACTCTTCAGGTAATAGCTCGCCCCCGCGGCAAGTCCACCGCCACCAATTGGGATAAATATGGCATCCATATCGGGAAGATCTTGTAGAGCTTCAACGGCCACAGTACCCTGTCCTTCCACAACTTTGAGATCATCAAATGGCGGGATGAAAGTCATGCCATGCTCTGCTGTGTAAGCCAACGCCGCTTTTTGACAGTCATCAAAAGTGTCTCCCGTCAAGATAATCTCTACATTACCGTTACCCCACATTTCCGTTTGTGAGATCTTTTGGCGTGGTGTCGGTCCCGGCATAAATATCACACCTTTGATGTCGAGTTTATTGCAGGAGAAAGCAACGCCTTGGGCGTGGTTACCTGCACTCGCACATACAACGCCGCGTTGTCGCTCTTCCGCTGTTAAGGAGATAATTTTATTGTAGGCACCGCGTAATTTATAGGAACGTACGACTTGTAAATCTTCCCGTTTGAGATAGACTTCGGCACCGTATTTTTCGGACAGATGCCGATTATATTGAAGCGGAGTTCTGTTGACCACAGACTTGATGCGGTCAAGTGTAGCTTCTGAATTGATGTTTAAGGTTGATAGATTCATTGTTAGATGATTGCCTAGTTAAGGTAGCAAATAAAACGCAGATATTCGCTGTTATATGAGAGATTCTACCTATACAGTGTTTAAATTTAGTTGATTTTGAATAGAAGACCGTCTGAACACATGCTAAAATAATAATCAGCTATGCGTCCTGTGGATCCTTTTAAAAAATGTACTTATGATAAAAAAAGGCTGCATCTGCAGCCTTCCTTTTTTTATATTTTTTCCTGGATGAGGCTTTTTAGGTCATCATCACAAATATTTTTCTTTTCGTCGGCTAAAACCAGGAAACGTTGATAGCAATCTGCTAAATCATCTTTTTCAAGATGGAAACCTAAACGCTCCAAATGGTGCTTAAGGGCATGTCTACCTGAACGAGCTGTCAGGATAATATCAGCTTCATCCAAACCAACATCTTCTGGTCTGATGATCTCATAGTTTTCGCGGTGTTTTAGGAAACCATCTTGGTGAATACCCGAGCTATGCGCGAAGGCATTACGGCCAACGATTGCTTTATTCGGTTGGACAGGCATGTTCATCATTTCACTTACCTTGCGCGATAAGTACGTAAACATGCGGCTATCGATGTTTGATGTTAAGCTTCCAAACGACTGGTTGTGTACTTTAAGGATCATGGCTACTTCTTCAAGCGACGTGTTTCCGGCACGTTCACCGATACCGTTGATTGTACATTCTACCTGACGGGCT
The DNA window shown above is from Sphingobacterium thalpophilum and carries:
- the ilvA gene encoding threonine ammonia-lyase IlvA: MNLSTLNINSEATLDRIKSVVNRTPLQYNRHLSEKYGAEVYLKREDLQVVRSYKLRGAYNKIISLTAEERQRGVVCASAGNHAQGVAFSCNKLDIKGVIFMPGPTPRQKISQTEMWGNGNVEIILTGDTFDDCQKAALAYTAEHGMTFIPPFDDLKVVEGQGTVAVEALQDLPDMDAIFIPIGGGGLAAGASYYLKSKNKAIKCYGVEPEGAPSMQAALTHGAPIELEHINKFVDGAAVKKIGATTFEIAKQLLDDTRSIPEGKICTCILELYNKDAIVVEPAGALSVAALEFHKDEIKGKKVVCIISGGNNDIDRMSEIKELSLLYEGYKHYFIVRFPQRPGALKLFVSEVLGPKDDITRFEFIKKTERERGPALVGIELNKPEDYETLIERMKEYKFDVIEINKDQTLFEYLV